Proteins found in one Synechococcus sp. LA31 genomic segment:
- a CDS encoding DUF4090 family protein, with product MAIAGPGGVDDAIAAGLDLDGTPIPTEMLSLYNEVMDLESQRARSGVKKSMRNRIVKTGSKHFDQQTLDARLKAAGWEGLKAKEIAFFYGA from the coding sequence ATGGCCATTGCCGGACCCGGCGGCGTTGATGACGCGATCGCTGCAGGCCTTGATCTCGATGGCACCCCCATCCCAACCGAGATGCTCAGCCTCTACAACGAGGTGATGGATCTTGAAAGCCAGCGCGCCCGCAGCGGCGTGAAGAAATCGATGCGCAACCGAATCGTCAAGACCGGTTCGAAGCACTTCGACCAGCAAACCCTCGATGCACGCCTCAAAGCCGCGGGCTGGGAGGGTCTGAAGGCCAAGGAAATCGCCTTTTTCTACGGCGCCTGA
- a CDS encoding DUF3370 family protein has product MKGLVVALLGSVIVVPVPAQAYVALMAGQSARPLNGAFNNVPVLHSNQPEEVLGPGILVDTRPGSGIAAETNQPLANATYTFNGEFGLHVHHKYDPADRSRIRGSNGRRGELTLATILINPGSNPVHIRFKKGAVRNSFEAPYLANNLMGVKPLGPRPWNTGPGDATAVQMLRGQLDRRLEDEITIPAHSRIVLFSTALPALGIANGLLRGRSDGPFQMAVVAAREPRNDADILAVLDSRRLAPGRIYLSRIRQIQNGTVFSRVAGVALGDTYTASLNHDLGQGALHVPLTSTNRHHFGTRDVQVNQLASRMIDSSLDNVGTYGVRFDVQLNLQGAGPHQLVLSHPTPNGKHFTAFRGSIGIETDEGYREVHVGMRSSQSLPIASLNLKPGQSNPVKVSLVYPADATPGHLLSVVPDQQMAQLRQREDLLAAAAAQAKQAKPAPVVPPVQAQPAAAAAAKPTAPKPLAAKPVSKPRPAAPAVTATPGWMHPLPTVPVLQGMPPAVITPTRMSQSLMERYQQAVQAQQQLMNSLMGR; this is encoded by the coding sequence ATGAAAGGCTTGGTTGTGGCGTTGCTGGGCAGCGTGATCGTGGTGCCCGTCCCAGCGCAGGCCTACGTGGCGTTGATGGCTGGTCAGAGCGCCAGGCCGCTCAATGGCGCGTTCAACAACGTGCCTGTGCTGCATTCCAACCAGCCCGAGGAAGTACTGGGTCCCGGAATCCTGGTCGACACACGCCCTGGCTCAGGCATCGCAGCGGAAACGAACCAGCCGCTGGCCAACGCCACTTACACCTTCAACGGTGAGTTTGGGCTTCACGTTCACCACAAGTACGACCCCGCCGACCGCAGCCGCATCCGCGGGTCCAACGGCCGTCGGGGCGAACTCACCCTGGCCACAATCCTGATCAACCCTGGATCGAATCCCGTCCACATCCGCTTCAAGAAGGGAGCGGTGCGGAACAGCTTCGAAGCCCCTTATCTGGCCAACAACCTGATGGGTGTCAAACCCCTCGGCCCACGGCCTTGGAACACGGGCCCTGGTGATGCCACAGCGGTGCAGATGTTGCGCGGGCAACTGGATCGCCGCCTTGAGGATGAGATCACGATTCCCGCCCACAGCCGGATCGTGCTGTTCAGCACTGCTCTTCCAGCCCTTGGCATCGCGAATGGGCTGCTACGCGGTCGAAGCGACGGACCCTTTCAGATGGCTGTCGTGGCGGCACGTGAGCCGCGTAACGATGCCGATATCCTGGCTGTTCTCGACAGTCGCCGCCTCGCCCCTGGGCGGATCTACCTGAGCCGCATCCGTCAGATCCAGAACGGAACCGTCTTTTCCCGTGTGGCTGGTGTGGCCTTGGGCGACACTTACACGGCGAGCCTCAACCACGACCTGGGCCAAGGGGCCTTGCACGTGCCCCTCACGAGCACCAATCGCCACCATTTCGGCACACGCGATGTGCAAGTGAATCAGTTGGCCTCGCGCATGATTGATTCATCGCTCGACAACGTGGGCACCTACGGTGTTCGCTTCGATGTGCAGCTGAATCTGCAGGGCGCAGGCCCGCACCAGTTGGTGCTGAGTCATCCCACCCCCAATGGCAAGCATTTCACGGCCTTCCGTGGATCGATTGGGATCGAAACCGATGAGGGCTACCGGGAGGTGCATGTGGGCATGCGCTCCAGCCAGAGCTTGCCGATTGCTTCACTCAACCTCAAGCCCGGCCAGAGCAACCCGGTGAAGGTGAGCTTGGTTTATCCCGCCGATGCCACGCCGGGTCATCTCCTCAGCGTCGTGCCTGACCAGCAGATGGCCCAGTTGCGCCAGCGTGAGGATCTGCTGGCCGCTGCGGCCGCCCAAGCCAAGCAAGCCAAACCGGCTCCCGTCGTTCCCCCGGTGCAGGCACAACCGGCTGCCGCCGCCGCCGCCAAACCCACTGCCCCAAAACCTCTCGCTGCCAAGCCGGTCAGCAAGCCTCGTCCTGCCGCACCTGCCGTTACGGCCACACCTGGCTGGATGCACCCCTTGCCCACGGTTCCAGTGCTGCAGGGGATGCCTCCAGCGGTGATCACGCCAACGCGGATGAGCCAGAGCCTGATGGAGCGCTACCAACAGGCAGTGCAGGCACAGCAGCAGCTGATGAATTCCCTGATGGGCCGATAA
- a CDS encoding DUF2237 family protein, with product MSSAVTAAELNSQQPALNVLAQPLQECGCQPITGWYRDGYCRTDGADLGRHTVCCVVNERFLSYTRAQGNDLSTPLPQYGFPGLKPGDHWCVCAGRWLEAYEDGMAPPVRLEACEQSALEVIPLELLRENAVAGA from the coding sequence TTGTCCAGCGCCGTGACCGCCGCCGAACTCAACAGCCAACAACCAGCGTTGAACGTGCTGGCTCAGCCCTTGCAGGAGTGCGGTTGCCAGCCGATCACCGGTTGGTATCGGGACGGCTACTGCCGCACGGACGGGGCTGACCTCGGCCGCCACACGGTCTGTTGTGTGGTGAATGAGCGATTCCTGTCCTATACCCGTGCCCAAGGCAATGACCTCAGTACGCCGCTGCCCCAGTACGGCTTTCCAGGCCTTAAGCCCGGCGACCACTGGTGCGTGTGTGCTGGGCGATGGTTGGAGGCCTACGAAGACGGTATGGCGCCGCCCGTTCGCCTGGAAGCTTGTGAGCAGAGCGCTCTCGAGGTGATCCCCCTGGAGCTGTTGCGGGAGAACGCCGTCGCTGGCGCATGA
- the metH gene encoding methionine synthase: MLATQRIGFLERLHSPEHPVLVFDGATGTSLQQMDLSAEDFGGAALEGCNENLVFTRPDAVQAVHRQFLEVGCDVIETDTFGAASTVLAEYDLQDQAFAINKRAAELAREVADAYSTPEKPRFVAGSMGPTTKLPTLGHIGFDEMRDAFAEQAEGLIAGDVDLFIVETCQDVLQIKAALQGIEQAFAKTGQRRPLMVSVTMETTGTMLVGSDIAAVVAILEPFPIDVLGLNCATGPEQMKEHVRYLSEHSPFVVSCIPNAGLPENIGGVAHYRLTPVEMKMQLMHFVEDLGVQVIGGCCGTTPGHIGALAELAAEFKPALRRVRTPELRQSSEDPRPALAYEPSASSIYGTTPYLQDNSFLIIGERLNASGSKKVRELLAEEDWDGLVAVARGQVKENAHVLDVNVDYVGRDGERDMRELVSRLVTNVNLPLMLDSTEWQKMEAGLKMVGGKCILNSTNYEDGDERFFKVLELARDYGAGVVVGTIDEEGMARTAERKFAIAQRAYRDALEYGIPAHEIFYDPLALPISTGIEEDRENALATVEAIRMIRQNLPGVHVVLGVSNVSFGLSPAARIVLNSVFLHDCCEAGMDAAIVSPAKILPLVKISEEHQQVCRDLINDDRRFDNGVCIYDPLTELTRLFEGVSAKEARAAGPQLSDLPIEERLKQHIIDGERIGLEDALKIALESYQPLQIINTFLLDGMKVVGELFGSGQMQLPFVLQSAETMKSAVAFLEPLMDKVEGESNAKAKFLIATVKGDVHDIGKNLVDIILTNNGYEVINLGIKQPVEAIIEAQRTHHADCIAMSGLLVKSTAFMKDNLAAFNEAGIDVPVILGGAALTPRFVNKDCRDVYRGQVIYGRDAFADLRFMDAYVAARDAEQWDNGHGFLAGAPEGLGLEMASDSEAAGEPASNGAEKAPEVASSVVATAADPNDHRSEAVPPEAALMPPFWDSQVLTEAEIPLEAVFAFLDRNALFAGQWQLRKAQGQSREDYEAMLAEKAEPVLQQWMARCLDQGLLTPRVAYGYFPCGREGNSVVVFNPEQRNQELGRFALPRQRAGNRYCIADFYTDLAGGEPTDVLPMQAVTMGEKATAFAQELFKGDQYSDYLYFHGLGVQMAEALAEWTHARIRAELGFADPEGMPLRDVLAQRYRGSRYSFGYPACPNVADSRQQLAWLGSDRIGLSMDESDQLEPEQSTTALVALHSQARYFSA, translated from the coding sequence ATGCTCGCTACACAACGAATCGGTTTCCTGGAGCGTCTGCACAGCCCGGAGCATCCCGTGCTGGTGTTCGATGGCGCTACCGGCACCTCGCTGCAGCAAATGGATCTCAGCGCCGAGGACTTCGGCGGTGCGGCCCTCGAGGGCTGCAACGAGAACCTTGTGTTCACCCGCCCAGATGCTGTGCAAGCGGTGCATCGGCAGTTCCTGGAGGTGGGCTGCGATGTGATCGAAACTGACACGTTCGGTGCCGCTTCCACCGTGCTGGCGGAATACGACCTGCAGGATCAGGCCTTTGCCATCAACAAACGGGCCGCTGAGCTGGCGCGTGAGGTGGCCGATGCCTACAGCACCCCTGAGAAACCTCGCTTTGTGGCGGGCTCGATGGGGCCCACCACGAAGTTGCCCACCCTGGGGCACATTGGCTTTGACGAGATGCGCGACGCCTTCGCGGAGCAGGCCGAAGGCCTGATCGCAGGCGACGTAGATCTGTTCATCGTGGAAACCTGCCAAGACGTGCTGCAGATCAAGGCAGCGCTGCAGGGCATTGAACAGGCTTTCGCCAAAACCGGTCAGCGGCGACCGCTGATGGTGAGCGTAACCATGGAAACCACCGGCACGATGCTGGTGGGTTCTGACATCGCCGCCGTGGTGGCGATCCTGGAGCCATTCCCGATTGACGTGCTCGGCCTCAATTGCGCCACGGGCCCCGAGCAGATGAAGGAACACGTGCGCTACTTGAGCGAGCACAGCCCCTTTGTGGTGAGCTGTATTCCCAATGCTGGCCTGCCCGAGAACATCGGCGGTGTGGCTCACTACCGGCTCACGCCGGTGGAGATGAAGATGCAGCTGATGCACTTCGTCGAAGACCTCGGCGTGCAGGTGATCGGTGGCTGCTGCGGCACCACCCCTGGCCACATCGGTGCCCTGGCGGAGTTGGCCGCGGAGTTCAAGCCTGCCCTGCGCCGTGTGCGCACCCCTGAACTGCGCCAGAGCAGCGAGGATCCACGCCCGGCCCTGGCCTACGAACCCAGCGCCAGCTCGATCTACGGCACCACGCCGTATCTGCAGGACAACTCGTTCCTGATCATTGGTGAGCGGTTGAATGCCAGCGGCTCGAAGAAGGTGCGCGAGCTTCTGGCCGAAGAAGACTGGGATGGCCTGGTGGCCGTGGCCCGCGGCCAGGTGAAGGAAAACGCCCACGTGCTCGATGTGAACGTCGACTATGTGGGGCGCGACGGCGAGCGCGACATGCGCGAGTTGGTGAGCCGGCTGGTCACCAACGTGAACCTGCCGCTGATGCTCGATTCCACCGAGTGGCAGAAGATGGAGGCCGGCCTGAAGATGGTCGGCGGCAAGTGCATCCTCAATTCCACCAACTACGAAGACGGCGACGAGCGTTTCTTCAAGGTGTTGGAGCTTGCCCGCGATTACGGCGCGGGTGTGGTCGTAGGCACCATCGACGAAGAGGGCATGGCCCGCACGGCGGAGCGCAAATTCGCCATCGCCCAGCGTGCCTACCGCGATGCACTCGAATACGGCATCCCGGCCCATGAGATCTTTTACGACCCCCTGGCCCTGCCGATCTCCACCGGCATCGAGGAAGACCGCGAAAACGCTCTAGCCACGGTGGAGGCGATCCGCATGATCCGCCAGAACCTGCCCGGTGTTCATGTGGTGCTGGGGGTGAGCAACGTGAGCTTCGGCCTGTCGCCGGCGGCTCGGATTGTGCTCAATTCCGTCTTCCTGCACGACTGCTGCGAAGCGGGCATGGATGCGGCGATCGTGAGCCCGGCCAAGATCCTGCCGCTGGTGAAGATCAGCGAGGAACATCAGCAGGTGTGTCGTGATCTGATCAACGATGACCGCCGCTTCGACAACGGCGTTTGCATCTACGACCCGCTGACTGAACTGACCAGGTTGTTTGAGGGGGTCAGTGCCAAGGAAGCTCGCGCCGCCGGTCCGCAGCTGAGTGATCTGCCGATTGAAGAGCGCCTCAAGCAGCACATTATCGATGGCGAGCGCATTGGTCTGGAAGACGCCCTCAAGATCGCGCTGGAGTCTTATCAGCCGCTGCAGATTATTAATACCTTTTTGCTTGATGGCATGAAGGTGGTGGGCGAGCTGTTCGGCTCAGGCCAGATGCAGCTGCCCTTCGTGCTGCAGAGCGCCGAGACGATGAAGTCTGCGGTGGCGTTTCTTGAACCACTGATGGACAAGGTGGAAGGCGAGAGCAATGCCAAGGCCAAGTTTTTGATTGCCACGGTGAAGGGTGATGTGCACGACATCGGCAAGAACCTGGTTGACATCATCCTTACTAATAATGGCTATGAGGTGATCAACCTCGGCATAAAACAGCCGGTGGAAGCGATCATCGAAGCCCAGCGCACCCATCACGCTGATTGCATCGCCATGAGCGGTCTGCTGGTGAAGTCGACCGCTTTCATGAAAGACAATCTTGCTGCCTTCAACGAGGCCGGCATCGACGTGCCCGTGATCCTGGGTGGCGCCGCCCTCACGCCTCGCTTCGTGAACAAGGATTGCCGCGACGTGTACCGCGGCCAGGTGATTTACGGCCGCGATGCCTTCGCAGATCTGCGCTTTATGGATGCCTACGTGGCAGCCAGGGATGCCGAGCAGTGGGATAACGGGCATGGCTTCCTTGCCGGTGCGCCAGAGGGCTTGGGTCTGGAGATGGCGTCAGACAGCGAGGCTGCGGGTGAACCGGCTTCTAACGGCGCCGAAAAGGCACCTGAAGTCGCTTCCAGCGTTGTTGCTACCGCCGCCGACCCCAATGACCACCGCTCCGAGGCAGTACCTCCAGAAGCGGCGCTCATGCCCCCCTTCTGGGACAGTCAGGTGCTCACGGAAGCCGAGATCCCGTTGGAGGCCGTGTTTGCCTTCCTCGATCGCAATGCATTGTTCGCCGGTCAATGGCAATTGCGCAAAGCGCAGGGGCAATCCCGCGAGGACTACGAGGCAATGTTGGCTGAGAAGGCCGAGCCGGTGCTGCAGCAGTGGATGGCCCGTTGTCTTGATCAGGGCCTGCTCACCCCGCGCGTGGCTTACGGCTACTTCCCCTGCGGGCGTGAAGGCAACAGCGTGGTGGTGTTCAATCCCGAACAGCGCAACCAGGAGCTGGGCCGCTTCGCCCTGCCGCGTCAGCGCGCCGGCAACCGCTACTGCATCGCCGACTTCTACACCGACCTCGCTGGTGGTGAACCCACCGACGTGTTGCCGATGCAGGCTGTGACCATGGGTGAGAAGGCCACCGCATTTGCCCAGGAGCTGTTCAAGGGCGACCAGTACAGCGACTACCTCTATTTCCATGGGCTGGGGGTGCAGATGGCCGAGGCGTTGGCGGAGTGGACCCACGCCCGCATCCGCGCTGAACTCGGTTTTGCTGATCCTGAGGGCATGCCCCTGCGCGATGTGCTCGCCCAGCGCTACCGCGGCAGCCGTTACTCGTTTGGCTATCCGGCCTGCCCCAACGTGGCTGATTCACGCCAGCAGCTGGCCTGGCTCGGCAGTGACCGCATCGGCCTGTCGATGGACGAAAGCGATCAGCTGGAACCCGAACAGAGCACTACAGCGTTGGTGGCCCTGCACAGCCAGGCACGTTATTTCTCCGCTTGA
- a CDS encoding PhzF family phenazine biosynthesis protein → MAEWLPAVLVEAFTSEPLQGNGAAVVRLRQPAEAAWMQRLAGSFKQSETAFLYRDERDRWRLRWFTPTCEVELCGHATLAATLALAHWGELTRGESVQLASRSGPLTVGLHPDWQDAGHLVLPSSGLEPLPVPEALQDLLGQRIERYWGSPLGYRVALLHAAAPLADLVNPAAQLQGQDRMGLVLMQPLKGHGPELMGTPCDYQLRFFAPGLGIEEDPVTGSAHALVAPWWMEQLGRPQVRGWQASARRGGMRCDDAGPGLVRLSGAGQLLWDGQINSSGAGCDPLNWQRAVPL, encoded by the coding sequence ATGGCGGAGTGGTTACCAGCGGTGCTCGTGGAAGCCTTCACCAGTGAGCCGCTCCAGGGCAATGGTGCGGCTGTGGTGCGGCTGCGGCAGCCTGCTGAGGCGGCCTGGATGCAGCGGCTGGCGGGCAGCTTCAAGCAATCGGAAACCGCCTTTTTGTATCGCGATGAGCGAGACCGCTGGCGCCTGCGCTGGTTTACACCCACCTGTGAGGTGGAGCTTTGCGGCCACGCCACCCTCGCTGCCACCTTGGCGCTTGCCCACTGGGGCGAGTTGACGCGTGGTGAGAGCGTGCAGCTCGCCAGCCGCAGCGGCCCACTCACGGTGGGCCTGCATCCTGATTGGCAGGATGCAGGCCATTTGGTGTTGCCCAGCAGCGGTCTGGAGCCCTTGCCGGTTCCCGAAGCGCTCCAAGATTTGCTCGGGCAAAGGATTGAGCGCTACTGGGGGTCCCCCCTGGGCTATCGGGTGGCACTGCTCCACGCTGCGGCCCCTCTGGCAGACCTTGTGAATCCGGCGGCACAGCTGCAGGGACAAGACCGAATGGGCCTGGTGCTGATGCAGCCACTCAAAGGCCATGGGCCAGAGCTCATGGGGACACCCTGTGATTACCAACTGCGCTTTTTTGCTCCAGGCCTTGGCATCGAGGAAGATCCCGTCACCGGTTCGGCCCATGCGCTTGTGGCCCCTTGGTGGATGGAGCAGCTGGGTCGTCCCCAGGTGCGCGGCTGGCAGGCGTCGGCGCGCCGTGGTGGAATGCGTTGCGACGACGCCGGACCAGGCCTGGTCCGGTTGAGTGGTGCCGGTCAGCTCCTATGGGACGGACAGATCAACAGCTCAGGCGCTGGCTGCGATCCGCTCAATTGGCAGCGGGCCGTGCCTCTGTGA
- a CDS encoding sigma-70 family RNA polymerase sigma factor, which yields MTPISPGQLAPRSLQQRNQRVLNHLELVQQVSKHYAARCRERSDDLHQVAVLGLIRAAERYDCATNVPFSAFARPHVRGAVLHYLRDVAPLMRVSRRLQERRRQVEQMRQRADWCPEAPRADVDLQRQMGLSDRQWQALELMAREGCVHLLPPGQLLDEQLRMEDTEREQSSSALLESGAEALAALRRLNRRQRAVVEAVVLQGQSLRTVAERQGSSAATVHRILHQALAELRRQLSRASASPEC from the coding sequence GTGACCCCGATATCCCCAGGCCAGCTCGCGCCTCGATCGCTTCAGCAGCGCAATCAACGTGTGCTGAACCACCTCGAGCTTGTGCAACAGGTGTCGAAGCATTACGCCGCGCGGTGCCGTGAGCGATCGGATGACCTGCACCAAGTGGCGGTCCTGGGTTTGATCCGCGCTGCGGAGCGGTACGACTGCGCTACCAACGTGCCCTTTTCAGCCTTCGCCAGGCCTCACGTGCGCGGCGCCGTGTTGCACTATCTGCGGGATGTGGCCCCACTGATGCGGGTGTCGCGGCGACTGCAGGAGCGCAGACGCCAGGTGGAACAGATGCGCCAGCGGGCTGATTGGTGCCCTGAAGCGCCTCGAGCGGATGTGGATCTTCAACGGCAGATGGGCTTGAGCGATCGCCAATGGCAGGCACTCGAGCTGATGGCCCGGGAGGGTTGTGTGCATCTACTGCCTCCCGGGCAGCTCCTCGATGAGCAGCTGAGGATGGAGGACACAGAACGGGAGCAATCCTCGTCTGCCCTTTTGGAGAGCGGTGCTGAGGCATTGGCTGCATTGCGGCGGCTCAACCGGCGGCAGCGCGCTGTGGTGGAAGCTGTAGTCCTACAGGGCCAGAGCCTGCGCACAGTGGCAGAGCGGCAGGGGAGCAGTGCCGCCACCGTGCATCGGATCTTGCATCAGGCGTTGGCTGAGCTCAGGCGTCAGCTGAGTCGTGCATCTGCCTCTCCAGAGTGCTGA
- a CDS encoding sigma factor SigF produces MFPPFFGCGDSSTPQQCRRRHQERKLHTLTFWRDGLERQLAAINAAISTLERQMHDSADA; encoded by the coding sequence ATGTTCCCGCCATTCTTTGGCTGCGGTGACAGCTCCACACCTCAGCAGTGCCGGCGTCGCCATCAGGAGCGCAAGCTGCACACGCTCACCTTCTGGCGTGACGGCCTGGAGCGACAGCTGGCAGCGATCAATGCCGCCATCAGCACTCTGGAGAGGCAGATGCACGACTCAGCTGACGCCTGA
- a CDS encoding SpoIID/LytB domain-containing protein, translating to MLPSGSGINGPLLDAMLTSPPPHAIPQPSAAEDLKGLAAERTPTADGFALAEPAGGTPLELEIRVAVVRGAEQLELSSDGPWWLRSADGTVLRQGAAGSTMSLTTTEAGASELWLETNAGHAVRVNGGAYAGRLRILRESGHLLAVNHLPLEDYVASVVGAEMPSSWSMEALKAQAVAARSYALAHMARPASRHWHLGSTTRWQAYRGLASSTNRTREAAAATTGLILSYQGGIVESLYAATSEISMEAHGHLGASMSQHGAQALANSGQRYNQILAHYYRGAALARLRQGSG from the coding sequence GTGCTTCCCAGTGGCTCTGGCATCAATGGGCCGCTGCTGGACGCAATGCTCACCAGTCCGCCGCCCCACGCCATTCCGCAGCCATCAGCGGCTGAGGATCTAAAGGGTCTGGCTGCGGAGCGCACCCCGACAGCTGACGGTTTTGCGTTGGCCGAGCCCGCTGGCGGCACACCGTTGGAGCTGGAAATCCGCGTGGCGGTGGTCCGCGGCGCCGAGCAGCTAGAGCTGTCCAGCGATGGGCCCTGGTGGTTACGCAGTGCCGATGGGACCGTGCTCCGCCAGGGCGCCGCTGGATCCACGATGAGCCTCACGACCACCGAGGCTGGAGCATCCGAGCTGTGGCTTGAAACCAATGCCGGCCATGCCGTGCGGGTGAACGGCGGGGCGTATGCAGGCCGACTGCGGATCTTGCGGGAGAGTGGACACTTGCTGGCTGTGAATCACCTGCCACTTGAGGACTATGTGGCCTCTGTGGTGGGTGCTGAGATGCCCAGTTCTTGGAGCATGGAGGCGTTGAAGGCCCAGGCCGTGGCTGCCCGCTCCTATGCCCTTGCACACATGGCCCGCCCTGCCAGCCGCCACTGGCATCTGGGCAGCACTACGCGCTGGCAGGCTTACCGCGGTTTAGCTAGCAGCACCAATCGCACCCGCGAGGCGGCAGCCGCCACAACAGGGTTGATCCTCAGCTACCAGGGCGGGATTGTGGAAAGCCTCTATGCCGCCACAAGCGAGATCAGCATGGAGGCCCATGGGCATCTGGGAGCATCCATGAGTCAGCATGGCGCTCAGGCCCTGGCAAACAGCGGACAGCGCTACAACCAGATCCTTGCTCACTACTACCGCGGCGCGGCACTCGCCCGGCTTCGGCAGGGCTCCGGCTGA
- a CDS encoding NAD(P)H-dependent glycerol-3-phosphate dehydrogenase has protein sequence MSLRIAVIGLGAWGSTLARLFGDQGHQVSGWSRRQGGDPSVVLSTAELVVMATSLSGVRSLAAELAPQWPEGVPLLSCSKGIDLHDLCTASQLWLQQLPQLQVVVLSGPNLASELQQGLPAASVLASDWAPVAGVLQQALSSDRLRLYTNTDPIGTEAAGALKNVMAIAAGVCDGLALGANAKASLLCRGLVEMGMVIQGLGGEAASLYGLAGLGDLLATANSPLSRNYRFGLALAEGLTRDAALAQVGATVEGAHTCEAVLALAGRHGWHLPICEQVGALMAGQITADQAVGRLMGRGLKAEDLVVVA, from the coding sequence ATGAGCCTGCGTATCGCGGTGATCGGTCTTGGGGCCTGGGGCTCCACCCTGGCCCGGCTCTTCGGCGATCAGGGCCATCAGGTGAGCGGCTGGAGCCGTCGCCAGGGCGGTGATCCAAGCGTTGTGCTCTCTACGGCCGAGCTTGTGGTGATGGCCACCTCCCTCAGCGGTGTGCGCAGCCTGGCTGCCGAACTGGCGCCCCAGTGGCCAGAGGGTGTGCCGTTGCTGAGCTGCAGCAAGGGCATCGATCTGCACGACCTCTGCACCGCCAGCCAGCTCTGGCTGCAGCAACTGCCGCAGCTCCAGGTTGTGGTGCTCAGCGGTCCCAATCTGGCCAGTGAGCTGCAGCAAGGTCTGCCGGCTGCCAGTGTGTTGGCCAGCGATTGGGCTCCAGTCGCCGGGGTGCTGCAACAGGCTCTGAGTAGTGACCGCCTGCGGCTTTACACCAATACCGACCCGATCGGCACCGAGGCGGCCGGCGCCCTGAAAAATGTGATGGCGATTGCCGCTGGCGTCTGCGACGGCTTAGCCCTGGGAGCGAACGCCAAAGCATCGTTGCTCTGCAGGGGTTTGGTGGAAATGGGGATGGTGATCCAAGGGCTCGGTGGTGAGGCCGCAAGCCTCTATGGCCTGGCTGGTTTGGGCGATCTGCTGGCCACTGCCAACAGCCCGCTCAGCCGGAACTACCGCTTTGGGCTGGCGTTGGCAGAAGGTCTCACCCGTGATGCAGCCCTGGCGCAGGTGGGCGCCACGGTTGAGGGAGCCCATACCTGCGAGGCAGTGCTTGCTCTGGCTGGGCGCCACGGGTGGCATCTACCGATCTGTGAGCAGGTGGGAGCGTTGATGGCAGGGCAGATCACAGCAGATCAAGCCGTGGGTCGATTGATGGGCCGAGGGCTCAAAGCCGAGGACCTGGTGGTGGTCGCGTGA
- a CDS encoding ATP adenylyltransferase, whose amino-acid sequence MPRYLEAALRCSDAAERSGALVPLHTERVELAGCAPFVVRRLLSDTPKHLRSAGPKPNPFLPWDPALQVELLGTEHVLILNKFPVQRGHVLLITQSWQPQSGWLQTRDWQALAAVEADTAGLWFFNSCAAAGASQPHRHLQLLPRAPGEASCPLAAGVLAQLARTQPAWPWLYKLSPRRRFGCSDGAAELEELYHDHQKHLGLGHPSHQVAPVAPYNVLLDPAWFMTVVRRREHWAGLSINALGFAGCLLVTPQSDTDWLQDHGPYALLEAVAEPRTRLRGRTDAPQR is encoded by the coding sequence ATGCCCCGCTACCTCGAGGCCGCCCTTCGCTGTTCTGATGCAGCTGAGCGCTCTGGAGCCTTGGTGCCGCTCCACACGGAGCGTGTTGAGCTGGCGGGCTGCGCTCCCTTTGTGGTGCGGCGTCTGCTCTCCGACACACCCAAGCATCTGCGCAGTGCCGGACCAAAGCCCAATCCCTTCTTGCCCTGGGATCCGGCTCTGCAGGTGGAGTTGTTGGGCACCGAGCACGTGCTGATCCTGAACAAGTTTCCGGTGCAGCGTGGCCATGTCTTGTTGATCACGCAGAGCTGGCAGCCTCAGTCCGGATGGTTGCAGACCAGGGATTGGCAGGCCCTAGCCGCTGTTGAGGCCGATACCGCCGGGCTGTGGTTCTTCAACAGTTGCGCCGCTGCCGGCGCTAGCCAACCTCATCGCCACTTGCAGCTACTACCGCGAGCGCCAGGCGAAGCCAGCTGCCCTTTGGCGGCCGGTGTGCTCGCTCAATTGGCGCGCACGCAACCGGCCTGGCCCTGGCTCTACAAGCTGAGTCCTCGCCGCCGCTTCGGTTGCAGCGATGGAGCGGCGGAACTTGAGGAGCTGTATCACGACCACCAAAAGCACCTGGGCCTGGGACATCCCAGTCATCAGGTTGCGCCGGTTGCCCCGTACAACGTGCTGTTAGACCCGGCCTGGTTCATGACTGTCGTGCGGCGTCGCGAGCACTGGGCGGGCCTAAGCATCAATGCCCTGGGCTTTGCTGGCTGCCTGCTGGTCACGCCGCAATCAGATACGGACTGGCTGCAAGACCACGGCCCCTACGCCCTGTTGGAGGCGGTGGCTGAGCCCCGGACCCGTTTGCGTGGCCGCACGGATGCGCCGCAGCGCTGA